The DNA sequence CATCAGGGCGAGAAAGACCAGCATGCCGGTTCTTCCAGGTGCTATATAAAAGAGGTTAAAGACAGCTAGAAAATAAATGACGATCCAGAGATATCTATATTGATATGAGTCGATTGCTTTGTGAATGGCCCAGAAGGCAAGGATCGCCATGAAGTAGCTGTGGGTAATATGGTACACAATGGAGTGGCCGTACCGGGCTGAAGGAAGAATCGAAAAATACATGCTGTAGGAGATCAGCAGGAGAATAATACACCCGAAAATAAAGCCATACTCACAGTTTTTTCTGGCAATTGGATGGTCTCTGAGTAATGAGATTAAAATTGGAACGAAAATGAGTTCCCTGTATTTTTTGAAGACGGCAAGAGCTTCAGAGATGTCTGCTGCAGTATAGAATAAGCCTATGACGAAAAAGCCAAAGAGAAGTATTGTCAGAAAAGCAATAGGATTGGATCTGGTAATTGATGGTATTTCTTTAATTTTTCCGGAAATAATCCAGAAAATCAGAGTTAGGATGGAAAAAAGTGACAAAAGGGATGAGGCGAAAGGGATAACAAGACAAGAGGCAGTAGCACAAAATAGCGCTGCTGTTTCAAAGAAATTCTTTTTTTTGCCGATTACCATAACCGCTTTCCAATTGCCTTTTTCAATCGAACACCTCATAAGTAAGCACCTTTGGCTGTAGGCGCCGATTCACAAGGCTAAATAAATTTTCGTTGTTTCTTTTGCGGCAGTTTTTCAGGAGTGAAGCACTCAAGATGAAATATACATTCTCTGTACTCTGAATAGAGTGATGAATCAATTTTAACCCGCTATTGATATTGCATATTATGCAGGAGTTCGTATTCTCCATGCAGGTCAATAAGATCATCATGGGTGCCTTCTTCGACAACCCTTCCATCTTTTACGACAATTATTCTATCCGCATTTTTAATAGTTGAAAGCCTGTGCGCAATTACCAGGGTCGTTTTATTTTTCATCAGATTCTCCAGGGCCTTCTGAACTTCCCGTTCGGACTCGGTATCCAGTGACGATGTGGCTTCATCGAGAATCAGAATAGGAGAGTTTTTAAGAATAGCCCTCGCTATGGACACCCTCTGGCGCTCTCCCCCGGATAGACGGCTACCGCCTTCACCGATGATGGTATCAAAGCCTTCCGGCAACCGTTCGATAAATTGTATGGCATGAGCAGCCTTTGCGGCATCGGTGATTTGTTCGTCCGTGGCTTCCAGGTCGCCATAGGCTATATTGTTTTTTACAGAATCATTAAATAGAATTGTTTGCTGGGTAACCATAGCTATCTGCGATCTGAGCGAAGCGAGGGTACAGTCTTTAATGTTTACGGAGTCGATACATATCTCTCCATCGCTGACCTCCAGAAACCTGGGGATGAGATTTGTCAAAGTAGTCTTGCCGCCGCCGCTGGGACCAACTATGGCAAGGGCTTCGCCTGAACGTACCTCCAGGTTGATATCGTGCAGCACTTTTTCCTCGCCATTATAGGAAAACGAGAGATTTTTAAATTCAATAGAAGATGTGAAGGGCGGAAGTGAAATGGCATCCGGTTTGTCTGCTATTTCAGGCTTCGTATCGAGCACAGAAAAAACACGCGTAGCGGCTGCCATTCCCTGCTGGATGGTGGAATTGATCCGACTGATGCCCTTGATTGGGTCATAAGCGGCAACGAGTGCCGTGAGAAAGGCGAAGAATGTACCGGGCGTCGCGGTTCCGGAAATGACATCCTTCCCTCCATACCAGATTATAAGAGCGAAGGCGACACCCCCGATAAACTCCATTAAAGGATGCTGAATACTCCGGAATTTCGCATCCTTGATGGTGACGGCAAAGAGCTTGCCGATTTGTTGAGTAAATCTGTCTGACTCGTACTGTTCTTTGCAAAAGGCTTTGACGATTCTGTTCCCTGTAATTGTCTCATAGAGCATGTTGGAGACATGAGCGGTTTCTTCCTGTGTACGTGTACTTAATTTCCTGAAGAGTCTGCCGAACTTTATTATTGGATACCCGGCGATCGGCAAAATCACGAAAGAAAACATGGCCAGTTTCCAGTTCATATAAAAAACAACGCCAAGAAGAATCACCACCTGAAAAAAGTCACGGAGAATGTTGACCAAGGCATTGGAAACCGCTTGCTGCATAAGGGTGACATCGGAGATTATTCTTGAAATCAGAGTGCCGGTTGGGATTGTATTGAAAAAGGATAACGGCTGCGAATGGATATGGGTAAAAATTCTGGTTCTCAGATTTCGGATAACGGTTTGTCCCACAATTTCGAGTAAAAATGAATAAGTGTAGTAGGATATAGATTTCAAGCCAAAAACTAGAATAAGTATCAACGGAAGCAGGTTGAGGAAGGCGACGTTTTTCTCCATAAAAATCTTATCGAGAAGATCTTTCACCAGATATGCCTGAACACCTGTCATCGCTGCTACAGTGATCATGGCTATCATGGCCAGCCCGAGCTTAATCTTGAATGGGCTGATTACTTCATAAATTCTTTTTAAGATGTCTTTGTTAGTCATTAAATGTTTACTAATGATGTATTGCAGATTTTGTTCTGGTTATTAAAAAGAGAGAAAATTACTACAAAAGATAAATTGGGGTATACTTCTACACCACTTCACCTGAATTAAAAAGGGGTAAAAAAGGCTAAAAGCCTCTCTGTCCTCTCGAGAAAGCTTTGTGGCAGCATTATGCTGTATTTAATAGCCATTGATTCGATGTAATTTGCTGGTGGCAAATATTTTACAAAAGAAACATGGATCGTTTGCTTGAGAAATGGTGCGAAAGAAATTTTTCTCATCAACTAAAATTTTTTATGTGGGGGTGGGGCGGGCAGACATTCAATTTCTTTTTTTTTTAAAGCTATAGCTTTTTCTCAGTAGGGGGTTGGCCTGCGCCCACCAAATCATATGGCTCATCGAATGCATCCAATAAAATTATAATGGAATGGCAGTAATTTTCCTCGATATAATGTGGAACTATTGCATCACACCATGTGACAAGCACCATTATGAGTGGAGTGTTCAGGTATAATGTGATAAAATCAAAAAACAATGGTAAATGAACAGTTATTATATGCTGAAAGTTTGGCTGAGATAACTCAATCATTATTCGGGAAAATCCTCATCGGGCTTTAGTCGTTTTGCTCCAGGATTCACACAAATGGAGTCTCAGACGTATTGGCCAGTTATCTATTATTCTTCTGAAGAAGATGAACAACTTTCTGGTAAAATAACCATGTCATTAACTCCTACTATCCTCCCTGGGTACCCCGGGAAACCGAATATAGGAGCCTTGCTATGTCGGATACGAAGAGGTTGTATTGATATAACTTCACCGAGGAACTCAAGAGGGAATTTGAGCGATATCCCCCTCGGAATGCAAGATATTTTAATATTTGATTACTCCGAATATGACGGTATCCCAGTGGTTTAGGGCAAATGCCGAAGAGAAAAATATTGATTTAGAATCAAAATCAGTTTATAACTCAGTTGCTTTTAATTAAAAATAATTATCAATCTTCTTATAAGAGTTGGGTTACTTTCATGAAAATTTCCTACGCGGTGCTGGTTTTTGTCTGTGCCTTTTTATTAACCGTCGTTGAGCAGGGTCAAGCGGAAGAATTGGACGACGAAAACCTCAAGCTACAAATTTCATTTGATGTAAAAAACGAATCATTAAGGAATGTTCTCCAAAGCATTTCGGCTGAAACCGGGTATAGAATAGAAGTAAATAAGGAGCTACTTGATATCAAGGTTAGTGGCAGCTTTAAAGATACCACCTTAACCGCCATTATTAGTAGAATTCTTAAAGGGAACAATGTATTTATCGTAGAGGACAACTCTAAAAAACTTCTCTCAGTCAGGTCGATTGCATCTGCACCAAATC is a window from the Desulfopila inferna genome containing:
- the msbA gene encoding lipid A export permease/ATP-binding protein MsbA, translating into MTNKDILKRIYEVISPFKIKLGLAMIAMITVAAMTGVQAYLVKDLLDKIFMEKNVAFLNLLPLILILVFGLKSISYYTYSFLLEIVGQTVIRNLRTRIFTHIHSQPLSFFNTIPTGTLISRIISDVTLMQQAVSNALVNILRDFFQVVILLGVVFYMNWKLAMFSFVILPIAGYPIIKFGRLFRKLSTRTQEETAHVSNMLYETITGNRIVKAFCKEQYESDRFTQQIGKLFAVTIKDAKFRSIQHPLMEFIGGVAFALIIWYGGKDVISGTATPGTFFAFLTALVAAYDPIKGISRINSTIQQGMAAATRVFSVLDTKPEIADKPDAISLPPFTSSIEFKNLSFSYNGEEKVLHDINLEVRSGEALAIVGPSGGGKTTLTNLIPRFLEVSDGEICIDSVNIKDCTLASLRSQIAMVTQQTILFNDSVKNNIAYGDLEATDEQITDAAKAAHAIQFIERLPEGFDTIIGEGGSRLSGGERQRVSIARAILKNSPILILDEATSSLDTESEREVQKALENLMKNKTTLVIAHRLSTIKNADRIIVVKDGRVVEEGTHDDLIDLHGEYELLHNMQYQ
- a CDS encoding O-antigen ligase family protein — encoded protein: MRCSIEKGNWKAVMVIGKKKNFFETAALFCATASCLVIPFASSLLSLFSILTLIFWIISGKIKEIPSITRSNPIAFLTILLFGFFVIGLFYTAADISEALAVFKKYRELIFVPILISLLRDHPIARKNCEYGFIFGCIILLLISYSMYFSILPSARYGHSIVYHITHSYFMAILAFWAIHKAIDSYQYRYLWIVIYFLAVFNLFYIAPGRTGMLVFLALMVLFLIQRLSVLQQFVGLFLLTLLLSIIYTTSDNFSSRSNIALKEIQNYHYGETRTSLGMRFDWWVNSIILIKQKPLLGHGTGSFEEVHDELIADTAIQGTDNPHNEYLFIGVQLGIIGLATFLLIFLAQIKYSFKLEKPDKRFVQGVVVAMAVGCLMNSFLFDSHQGHFWAFLSGLYFSSYPGNHLPLRSLS